The following is a genomic window from Fibrobacter sp..
GTGGCCTGTATCACAAAAGAAAGTAAAACACGTCTAATAGACAACATCGTATTAGGAGGATCTTTGTGAAGAAGCAAGATGATGTTCCTTTGATTTTCAACCTCTTTCCCCGTCATTTCAAGACAATTGACAACTGGGCGGAAATAATACCTCATGTCAAAGAGATGGGTTTCAATGCGATTTTTGTCAACCCTTTTCACGAGACCGGATTTTCCGGAAGCCTGTACGCAGTCAAAGACTATTATCGTCTCAATCCTCTTTTCCTTAAAAAAGGTCAGGACCCTTCCGATTTCAGCCCCCTTAAAAAATTCATCAAAAAATGCAAAGACAATGACATGGATATCATAATGGATCTGGTCATTAACCATACTGCCTTTGACTCGGTTCTCACCACAAGTCATCCTGAATGGTACAAACATGATAATGAGGGAAGACTTATGAATCCTTTTGCAATAGATCCCGGTGATGGCAACAAAGTAACGGTATGGGGAGATCTGGCAATCATTGATAATGACGGCAGTTCTGACAGAGATGGTTTATGGAATTACTGGGACAGTCTGGTTGCTTTTTTCCAGAAAATGGGAATTCTGGGATACCGCTGTGATGCTGCGTATCAGGTTCCGGCACCTTTGTGGGATAGATTGATCTCATCTGCAAAGAAGAGAGAGCCGGGTACGATGTTTTACGCAGAGACTCTGGGATGTCAATTGTCCCAGATCGAGGCTCTTGCCCACGTGGGATTTGACTATCTATTTAATTCCTCAAAGTGGTGGAAATACGACCAGCCCTGGGCTCTTGAACAGCATCAGTCCAACAAAAGAATCGCCCCATCGATCGCTTTCCCTGAATCTCACGATACAGAGCGGCTCGCAAGTGAGTATCCGGGAACAATTGAGGCACAGAAGGGAAGGTACGCTTTTGAGTCGCTTTTCTCAAAAGGGCTTATGATGACCATGGGCTTTGAGTACGGAGCCAAAACCAGAATGGATGTAGTGAAGGGCAGTCCTGAGCATGTTGACAAGCCGCAATGGGACCTTACCCAATGGATCGGGATAATTAATGATCTTAAAATGAAAATTCCTGTACTGGGTGAGGAAGGTGCATGGAGAACACTCTGCGACTACAACCAGCCATTTCTTTTTCTGAGGAAAGATTCAGATTCAGGTAGTAAGCCGGTTTGTGTATGTGTTAATAAGAATCTTACAGGTGAGACAACTATCGAGGAGTGGATGATTCCTCCAGATGTGAAAAATTGCTCCAGGGCCATCACCCTTACTTCGTCAAAACCTGCAGAGGAGCCGGTACCCAAAGCATTTGCGCTCGAACCTGCCGATGTAGTACTGTTTATGTGATTCAGGAGTAAAGGGCCGCCAGGAGGCGGTCCTTCTTACCGTTCCAGCACAGTGACCGTTCCGTCAGTCTTCTGATTCAGAAAATCAACCTTTATATATTCCTGTGTTCTGGCCTGAGACTCGATTCGCACTTCGTCGAGATAGCCACCCAGCGGATTGATGGCAGTAGAGTCTGCGGAGAGATCAGCTCCGAGAATTATCCCCATGCCTGATGTGGAACTTGATATGTCGAGGTCTAAGAGGCCTTCATCCACCTCTTCACTGTCAATGTAGAGTTTCGCTGTCTCAGACTCATCTCTTACCAGGGAAAGCGAGTACCAGAGATCGGAAGACAGATGAGATGAGATGCATACAGTGTCGAGTATACCATTTTCAGATGTCCAGGCGAAAACTGCACCGTCAGAGCCTGAGGAGATTCCTATTTTGCTGTTGTCAGGACTGAAATTCAGCACAAAAAGATCGCTCCGCTGAATCTCTGTAATTTTGAACCAGAGTGAGATTGTAAACGGACCATTCCCGAAATGGTAAGAGGGGTGATCAGGTATGCAGATGTAGTCATTGGTGCCGTTAAACTGTCTTCCCGGCCCGATTACTCCCTCCTGTCCTCTGGCGCGAACGAAATCATCACCATGACCCTGAATAAAAGTGGCATCTTTGTATAAATCATGGTTTCTAACTCCGTCTTTTTCCCCGACCAGATGCCAGACCCCGCGAAAACCCAGTGATGTATCGAACACCTGTGCCGGACTGGCCTGGTTTTCATCATCACCGTTTCCCCATCGCATGATTATGAATTGTAAGGAGGAAAGCGGCTTGTCGATACGGATCCAGGTTTCACCGATCTCATTCTGTGAATCCCACCGTTCGTGTTCGTAGAAAAGAGGTGATCCATCCGGAGCAAAGAACCGGATATCTCTGCCACTGGTTAATACCTGACTGAAGATGAAATTATCTGACGTAAATCTCACAAGCAGGGGTATTCCGCTGATATTGCTGATATTCTGTATCTGATCGGTGTTAATCAAAATCAGGCTTGAATATGGAAATGTTTTCTGAGTGTCGATGATTAAATAATCACCGGGATTTACCTTTATGCTGTCTGTCAATTTGACTGACTCAGTTCCGGAGGAACTGGTGAACAGAAGCGGCGGGAGGCAGCCGGATGGCACAGAGTCGATATTTGTAAAAGATGAACCGGGATCTACTGTTTTGGATATCCGTGTTCCTGGAATGTAAACGGTTCCTTCACCGGGCAGAAAGCTGCCGGGTACCATTATTCCAGATGGATCTTTCAGCGTGTCGGGATCAAGCGTGATGCTGTCTGATTGATCTATTCTGATACTGAGCCGAAGCAGTCTCTTCCCGCTTGAGGGATCGTAAGCTTCAAGATTATAGTATCCTGAATCGATGTCTTCGAAATGGTAGACTCCGGATGAATCCGCTGACACGGTCAGAAGAGTGCAGGATAAGAAAGGGGAGAAGTCCTGCGGGATTAGATCGATCCTGGAGAATGAACCTGGCTGGTTCTCAGAAATCATTACTTTACCGGTGAGTTTACCTCCGCTGGATTCTGTATCCAGACCTCCTCCTGCCAGTGCGGGATTGTGCGAACAACCGGCTATTGATAAAAGGGCTGCTACAAGGAATGCTATTATCCATCTATTCACTGGGTGACTCCTTGTGCATTGGGTTAGACAAGGGGAACATGTTGATGTTCAACTGGTAAACCTGGTCTGCTCCCGTGTCCGCCTCGGCGATTCTCAGGAGTTCCTGTCTGTGCTCCCTGTTTTTAATTTTGAATAACTCGAAAGTTTCCTTTGAAATCCTGAAAGTAGTTGAGGAGTTTGAGATAAGCTCGTTTGGCCCGAACCGGTCAAAAGCTTCAAGTGCAAGTTTGAGCATCGCAACCTGATAATTCAATATCTGATGTGATTTGATATCCTGTCCTGTTGTAAGA
Proteins encoded in this region:
- a CDS encoding DUF2341 domain-containing protein; its protein translation is MNRWIIAFLVAALLSIAGCSHNPALAGGGLDTESSGGKLTGKVMISENQPGSFSRIDLIPQDFSPFLSCTLLTVSADSSGVYHFEDIDSGYYNLEAYDPSSGKRLLRLSIRIDQSDSITLDPDTLKDPSGIMVPGSFLPGEGTVYIPGTRISKTVDPGSSFTNIDSVPSGCLPPLLFTSSSGTESVKLTDSIKVNPGDYLIIDTQKTFPYSSLILINTDQIQNISNISGIPLLVRFTSDNFIFSQVLTSGRDIRFFAPDGSPLFYEHERWDSQNEIGETWIRIDKPLSSLQFIIMRWGNGDDENQASPAQVFDTSLGFRGVWHLVGEKDGVRNHDLYKDATFIQGHGDDFVRARGQEGVIGPGRQFNGTNDYICIPDHPSYHFGNGPFTISLWFKITEIQRSDLFVLNFSPDNSKIGISSGSDGAVFAWTSENGILDTVCISSHLSSDLWYSLSLVRDESETAKLYIDSEEVDEGLLDLDISSSTSGMGIILGADLSADSTAINPLGGYLDEVRIESQARTQEYIKVDFLNQKTDGTVTVLER
- a CDS encoding alpha-amylase; translated protein: MKKQDDVPLIFNLFPRHFKTIDNWAEIIPHVKEMGFNAIFVNPFHETGFSGSLYAVKDYYRLNPLFLKKGQDPSDFSPLKKFIKKCKDNDMDIIMDLVINHTAFDSVLTTSHPEWYKHDNEGRLMNPFAIDPGDGNKVTVWGDLAIIDNDGSSDRDGLWNYWDSLVAFFQKMGILGYRCDAAYQVPAPLWDRLISSAKKREPGTMFYAETLGCQLSQIEALAHVGFDYLFNSSKWWKYDQPWALEQHQSNKRIAPSIAFPESHDTERLASEYPGTIEAQKGRYAFESLFSKGLMMTMGFEYGAKTRMDVVKGSPEHVDKPQWDLTQWIGIINDLKMKIPVLGEEGAWRTLCDYNQPFLFLRKDSDSGSKPVCVCVNKNLTGETTIEEWMIPPDVKNCSRAITLTSSKPAEEPVPKAFALEPADVVLFM